In Zea mays cultivar B73 chromosome 7, Zm-B73-REFERENCE-NAM-5.0, whole genome shotgun sequence, the following proteins share a genomic window:
- the LOC103633243 gene encoding WAT1-related protein At5g64700, translating into MGSGNGKVYATVVLIRLIYAGMHILTKAAFNEGTSTTVFVFYRHAVAAVFLLPFAFLEIRKRPAPPLNLRLCMKIFAHGFYGMAGTINLYCIGLKYASATSSSAIFNIVPVVAFLLAVMFRMETLKLRSVHGIAKACGILLCVAGVIVLALYQGPQLKSPNHQQLLKQHAGAAAAQVHHSSREWALGIFLMTTSVVIWSLWTVKQGPLLLEYPSKLLNTTLQCAFASVQSLAIALVLERDLSRWKLAGPVSLASVLFTGVVVAAISYYLQIWVIEKRGPVFLSMSMPLSLVFTMAIASFLLGEDVSLGSIIGSVLLVAGLYNVLWGKSREEKQQAAAAVGETTTTTTTTTDGGRDNGDAEKNAAAVQPADGEDDDDDDDAAAKV; encoded by the exons ATGGGTAGCGGCAACGGCAAGGTGTACGCCACGGTGGTGCTCATCAGGCTCATCTACGCGGGGATGCACATCCTCACCAAGGCGGCCTTCAACGAAGGCACGAGCACCACCGTCTTCGTCTTCTACCGGCACGCCGTCGCGGCCGTCTTCCTGCTGCCTTTCGCCTTCCTTGAGATCAG GAAGCGACCGGCGCCACCTCTGAACTTGAGGCTCTGCATGAAGATCTTTGCTCACGGCTTCTACGG GATGGCTGGAACGATCAACCTGTACTGCATTGGCCTGAAATATGCTTCGGCCACCTCTTCGTCGGCTATCTTCAACATCGTGCCGGTGGTCGCCTTCCTCTTGGCCGTCATGTTCAG GATGGAGACCCTGAAGCTCAGGAGCGTCCATGGCATAGCCAAAGCCTGCGGGATACTCCTCTGCGTCGCCGGCGTCATCGTGCTGGCGCTGTACCAGGGCCCCCAGCTCAAGTCGCCGAACCACCAGCAGCTGCTGAAGCAGCACGCGGGCGCGGCCGCCGCGCAGGTCCACCATTCCAGCAGGGAGTGGGCTCTGGGGATCTTCCTGATGACAACGTCGGTCGTGATATGGTCTCTCTGGACGGTGAAGCAGGGGCCCCTGCTGCTGGAGTACCCTTCCAAGCTCCTGAACACGACGCTGCAGTGCGCGTTCGCGAGCGTCCAGTCGCTGGCCATCGCCCTTGTCCTCGAGAGGGACTTGTCGCGGTGGAAGCTCGCCGGCCCCGTCAGCCTCGCATCCGTGCTCTTCACG GGCGTCGTCGTGGCGGCGATCTCGTACTACCTGCAGATCTGGGTGATCGAGAAGAGAGGTCCCGTGTTCCTGTCCATGTCGATGCCGCTGAGCCTCGTCTTCACCATGGCCATCGCCTCCTTCCTGCTGGGCGAAGACGTCAGCCTAGGAAG CATTATCGGCAGCGTCCTCCTCGTCGCCGGCCTCTACAATGTGCTGTGGGGCAAGAGCAGGGAGGAGAAGCAacaagcggcggcggcggtgggtgagacgacgacgacgacgacgacgacgacggatggCGGCCGCGACAACGGAGACGCGGAGAAGAACGCCGCGGCCGTGCAGCCGGCGGACggggaggacgacgacgacgacgacgacgcggcggccaaagtctga